From Armatimonadota bacterium:
GAAGCAGAACGCGAATACCTGATCGGCTGCCGCATGATCTCGCCGGATTACAAGACCGAAGAACCCGGTCGAATGCTACTCGCCAATACGCCGCGATCAATCAGCATCATGGTGAACGAAGAAGACCATTTGCGGCTCCAATCGCTTCATGCCGGTTGGGACCTGATGCAGTGCCACGAGGAAATGGACCAACTGATGACGGAGTTCGAAAAAGGACTTCAATTCGCGAAGTCCGATGAGCACGGCTACTTAACCAGTTCACCTTATAACATGGGTAGCGGTATCCGAATCTCGGCGATGTTTCATTTGGTCGCGTTGGCACACACCAAGAAAATCAATTCGGTGCTCAAGGCACTGACGAATTCCGGATTGACAGCGCGCGGGCTTTACGGCGAGACCAGCCGCGCGATCGGGGCGTTCTTCCAGGTGTCGAGCATCAAGCCAGACCTCGCCAGGTTTCGCGGTGCGTGCGAATATCTGCTCGAAGAGGAGCGCAAGGCGCGGCAGTCGTGTGACGACAAAGAACTTTCCGCCTTGGCGCATGAAGCGGTGCGCTTTGCGGTTACCAGCAAAGAACTAAGCCAGGTTGATGCCTTTCGCGTGTTGGCATGGGTTCGGTGGCTCGCGACCCGTGGACGGCCAGACCTTCAGCTATCGGTTCAAGACATCGATCGACTGCTCTCTACTCTAGAGGTTCGTGCGGTAGACGAGAACGCGAGCGCAGCAAAGGATCGAGCTGTAACTCTGAGGAATCGTCTAGAGCATTTGCTTGGATTTTCCCAGTAAGCGTACTTGTTTGAACCTAAACTGGCTCAATTTGGCATTGTCCTTGTGATACCTTCGTTCCGCAAGAGGATCGAAGACCATGAAAAATTTGAAACTTAGTTTTGCCGTTATCGCCGCAGTTAGCGTCACTTCCGCTTTCGCAACTGGCGACCCAAACATCAAGAAGTTCCGAACTGAAGGCGACGCCGCCTGCTTCGTGGACTGCCGAAGTGAAGTGTTCACTGCCGTCGGACGAATTGGCGACCGCGCTGCACAATGCAACACTCCTGGAAGCACTTGGGAATTGGGCCTCGGTCTCCATGTCGGCACTCCGCTGGTCAAGCGAGATTACAGCTGGAACAAGTGCGCTCCATCCAACTTCTCGGTGAAGTACACCGCGTCGACCAAGAAGGTGACCTTCCAAGTCGGTGGCGAAGTTCTGAACTACACCATCCAAAGCGACAAGAAGATCGACGGTTTGATCATCAAGGGCTGGGCTGGAAACTGCGCTAGCGTCAAGCTCGACACGCTGAGCTTGAACAACGTGAACAAGGCGTTCACCGTCCAAGCAGCCAACGGCGGCCGAGACTTCCTCGCAATCCGAGGCTTGGATTCTTCCAAGAACTGGGAATTTGCTGGAAAGGCAACCATCTGCTGGAGCGGAAACCAAACTCCAGACAGCACTGGATTCAGCGTCAAGGGATGCGAAGCAGTACCTGAGCCAACTTCGATGGCCGCTCTCGGATTGGGCGTTGCTGGTCTGATCAAGCGACGACGGGCTGCAAAGAAGGCGTAAGCCGCCCAACGACAACTTTACTCTTGCGCGACGGGGCACCCCAATTCGGGGTGCCTTGTTTTTTGTGATTTAGGTGAAGCGCGAGTCCACCCGAGGCCGTAAACTCAAGTACAAACTCAAATGGCGACTGAAGTTATTCGATATAAGCCTGGAGGCGAGCTGCGGTGGTTGGCCAACGGTTCCGATGTGATTCGCAAAGGAGCAGCCCAACGCGCTCAAGGAGTCATTCGCCGAGAAGGCCAGCGCACCTTTACCAAAGATGTCAAAGACATGGCCGGGGCATTGTTTGGGGCAGGTCAAGCCGCAATGGCGGATTTGGTGCATCGCCAAGCGTCCGCCACCCAATATGCATTCGAAGACGATTCGTTTGAGGTTCTATCACCCACAGCGGGCAAACGCGTCCGGTACGATGAATTCAAGCGCATCGAGATGGAAGGGGACAAGGTCACTATCTTGCTCGAAAAAGGGTCTATCCAGATCAAGCCCTTTGCGCATCTCGTCAGCGGACGGATCAAAGTTCCAATCGGCTGGCTGAGAAATGGTGTCGAGGTCCCCTATGAACTGTTGGTCGAGGAACTCTCCGCACGATCTGGACTAGAAGTGGAATTCAAATGAACGGATGGAACGGCGCGCCACCAGGAGGGTGGGAAGAAACTATTGCTCTTGCATTGTCGGAAGACATCGGTACGGGCGACCTCACAGCGGCAATCTTTGACCCAGAACAAACTTCAAAGGGTTACATTGAAGCGCAAGCCAGCGGAGTCATCTGCGGAGTTGGAATCGCGGAATCGATCTTTGCCGACTATGCCGGGGTATCCGTCAAGCCGCTTGTGGAAGACGGCGCTACGGTCAAGGCCGAAACCAAAGTTCTTCAGCTCTCTGGGCCCACCGCCGCTCTACTCACGCATGAGAGAGTCGCTCTGAATTTCTTGATGCAGCTCTCAGGTGTGGCCACACTCACTCGCCGATTTGTGGACGAAGTGGCCGGCACTCGCGCTCGGATCGTTGACACGCGCAAAACCACTCCGGGATTGCGTTCACTCCAAAAGTACGCGGTTCGATGCGGCGGAGGACACAACCACCGGATGGGTCTGTACGACGCGCCGATGATCAAAGACAACCATATCGCCGCCGCGGGTTCGATCAAAGATGCCGTCGCCAAAATGCGAGCGAACATGCCTCATACCGCGAAGATCGAAGTCGAAGTGGATTCGCCCGATCAAGTTCAGGAAGCGGTGGATTCTGGAGCAGAGATCATCTTGCTAGACAACATGCCGCCCGCAATGATGGCAGCGATCGTCCGGCAGTACGAAGGACTGCCAGTGATCTTTGAAGCCAGCGGTGGAATCAACCTCGATACGGTCCGTTCAGTTGCCGAATCTGGTGTGCATGTGATCAGCGTCGGCGCGCTCACTCATTCGGCGCCGAGTCTGTCGCTGCATCTAGAGCTAGAGTAGGTTCTTCGATCGCCAGCGTCAGCAATTCTGGCGCGCGGACCGATCGCGTACGCCGTTCGATCTCTTTGCGCTCGCCGATTTCGACCAGCGCATTAGAACTTTGTAGCTTCTTCAGGTCGCGAGCAGATGGCAGCACGCGGGTTTCCATCGTGCCAACCATGTCGTTGTACGATTCCACCGCATTATCGAGGTGCTTGCCCACCTTGCTAAAGTGCTCGGCAAGCTTCTGAATCCGCCGGTAGAGTTCTTCACCCACATCCGCGATTTTCTGAGCGTCTTTGGCCAGATTCTCCTGTCGCCAGCCCATTGCGACCGTCCGCAGTAAGCCAATCAAGCTGGTCGGTGTGACGATCAAAACGGAGTTGGTCGCCCCAAATTCAAGCAAAGTTGGGTCGTGCTCAAGAGCCGCGCCGTAGATGGGCTCAGACGGAATGAACATCACCACAAAGTCGGGCGCCGGGTTGAACGATTGCCAATATGACTTCGCCGTGAGCTGAGTCACATGCTTTCGAGTCTGCCGGGCGTGCTCCATCAAGAACTTCTTCTTTGCGTCGTCGTCATCCAATTCGATGGCATTCATATAGGCCTGGAGCGGCACCTTTGAATCCACAACGATGTTCTTGTTGTTCGGCAACTTGATGACCAAGTCGGGGCGCAGGCGACCTTCTTCGGTGTTGACTGAAGCTTGCTCCACGAAATCGCAATGATCGATCATCCCCGCCATTTCGACGACCTTACGAAGCTGAACTTCCCCCCATTGCCCACGTTGATTCGGCGTCCGGAGAGCTTGAACCAGGTTCTTCGTTTCGCCTTGCAGGCGCATTTGGGAATCGGTTAGCGACTGGACTTGCTGATCGAGCTTGGCGTAGGCGCCTTCGCGCTTGTTTTCAATCTCGCGGACCACGTCGTTAACCTCTTTGAGCTTATCTTGAAGTGGCTCAACAAGCTGAGAAATCGCTTTTTGCCGCGCGACGAGCTGCGAATCAGCTTCCTGGGCGTGGGCATTGAACTGTTCTTTGGCCAATTCAAGGAACATTGAATTGCTCTTACGCAAAGCCTCCGTGCTCAGATTCTCAAAGGTTTCTTTCAGCGAATCTTTGGCTTCGTCAAGCAGAACGCGTTGCTCTTCGAGCGCGCGCTCACGCTCCTCAAGCTTAGTTTGCACCTCTTTATGCAGAATTCGGATGTTCACTAACTCCTCATCCCGGGCCTTGATCTGAGCCTCAGATTCCATGAGGCTTCGTTCGATTTTCGAAATCTCGTCGGCCTTGCTTTGGAGAGAGGCGTGCTCGACTTGCAGCTTTCTGAGCTCGCCATCGATCCGTGATCGTTCAGCCTCGACGGCTGCAGCGCGCTTGCCCAAGAACAACGCAACGAGCAAACCCGCGACCACTCCACCGATCAACAATCCAATCGAAAGCGCCATGAAGTCCATTGGATTATTTTAGTCCAATTCGGAGCTTGGAGTAGACGAACGACTAGTAAAAATGAACGTTGCACAGCCCGCAACAATTACGAGCGATAGCAAAACGCCAAGAATTGGGCTCAGCGTGATGCCACCTGTCGGGGCGTAGGTGAACACAACCTCGCCACTTTCGGCGAGGTCAGCTTCAAGCCAAACTCCGCCCTTGAGTTCAATCGGCTTCCCATTTTGGCTCGCCTTCCATCCAGAGATTGCACGCTCGTGAACAATGAGCCTGCCAGGACCGGCGGACACCACGATCGAGGATGCGCCCTTCGATCGAGCCACAACAGGATTGCCATTGAGCGTCGCATAGGTATTCGAGCCGATGACCTGCTTGTCCAAAGTGCTGGAAGACTCCCCACGGACAGCGGTCCAAACCTCGCTAACCCCAGTGCCAGAGAGTTTTGTAGGGTCCACACCGCTCGGTGTCAACATCATGTTGCCATTGGCAGGAGGTGCTGGATCTTTGCCAAAAGTATCTTTGAGCATGTCCACGGTGGAACGACTGATGAGAGAATCGTATCCTCCTAGCTGCCTTGTTCCCAGAAGCAAATTGAGGTTCGGTGGTGGACCAGAATCTGGGCTGATTTGAACCATTTGCCAATCAGGCACGACAATCGCCACCCGCTTGATCTCGCCATCTTCTAACTTGGCTTGTGCCGGAATTGCTCCAAAAGTCAGTGGCGACGCCAAGTAAGTTGGGAGCCAGGCAATCAGCGCCCCGACCATAAGCATCCATCGCTGACGGGATGCATCCTTCTGCAGGGCATACGCGATGATCAGGAGTGAAATCACCCCGATCGAAAGCCCTTGGAACGGCATCACCGAGCTCTGGACGTAGGCGCCCAATCCTTCTGCTGAAATGAATGTTGGAAGAGTTGGTGCGAGTAGGCGAACCGCAAGCGCGAAGATCAGGAACACGAAAGCGAAAATCATGCCGAGCAGCTGGGGGTTCTTTGCGGGCGGGAGTTTGGACCGTAGCGGAACAACTTTGGCACTCGCGGCTAGAAGGCACAGCGATAGCACGATCAGAACGCCTGCTCTACCTGGCGATCCAGTCGCGGACCAGCCCGGCACCCCAAAATACAAGGCTCGGCAAAGTGGTGATGCTGTTGCCAGCAGCAAACCAACCAGCGCCACCGCGATCATTGCGCCACTCCCCGAATTCCGTCGAAATAGGCTGATGCCAGCAAAGGCCAGCACGAACGCGCCGACTCCAATCGCGGATTCAGCATAATTGGAGCCCCGCTTGATTACCGATGGCCAGAACTTTGTTAAGAGTTGATATGGGGCCGGGCCAAATTGGTTGCTCGTCCCGAGGAGGTCAGCCGCTCCGATGGACCCTAGTTCGAACGGCTGTAACGCCGATGATGAATAGGCAGCGTAGCCAGCCTCGGTCGGGGCACCTCGCCGGTGAGATTCCTTGGAATACTCCATTACTGGCCCCAATTGTGGGAGTGCCAGACCGGCTCCAATCAACAGCGTCACGAACATGACCAAACCGGTCACTGTTCGCCGGTCAACCATTTGCACGATCCAAAACACTCCAGCACCGATGAGGCCATACACAGCGAATTGAAGGTGCCCCGCAAGAAGCATCATGGCAACCGGGAAGCAGCCGAGAAGCCCAGAAAGGACAGCCCGGTGGCGGTCACCCTCCATGCTTTTGGCGATCGCCAACAATATCCACGGAATCCAGCAAACAGTCGAGATGACGCTGGGAAGTGCGGTCCAGCTCAACATAAATGCGCTTAGCGCAAAACTCGTTCCGGCCAGCGTTGCAATGAGATCGTCGCCACCAAAGTGCTTCCCTACAGCTCGAACTCCCGCCCCTGCGATGATCAAATGAATCAACGCAAGCAATGCCATCGCAGGTTGAACAGGCACCTGCAAAATTCCCAGGATCACATGAAGTGGATACAAGCCACCTGACTGGGAGTTTGCCAGCAAGGGTGCGCCGCCGAGAACATAGGGGTTCCACGCGGGGATTTGAAAATGCGCCCAGGAATCCAAGACCAGCAGACGCCAGCCATAAAATTGGAGGACGCCGTCCATTTGAAGGATGTCAAACGGTATCGCGACGGGCTCGCCCTTTGACCAAGGAAGAAAATTTGCGATCTGATTCCATGGCCCGATACCCTGGCCGCCAAACAAAGCAGGAATCAGCACCAAGATCGGCGCAATGTAGAGGATGATCGAGTCTGGAACGTTGCGGCGAGCCATCAAGGACAGTATACAGACTGTCTCATCGCGTCTTCGTGGGTTGGATCGAGCCGCAACACTTCATTGAAATTCGCGCAAGCTTCATCCATCATCCCAAGCATCATCTGGGTCATCGCCAGGTCGTATCTGGCCTTGACGTGGGATGGATTGGCCGCTACCACCTTTTCGAGAGTAGCGAGGGAGTCGTCGAACTCACCTTCAAACCCCAACACCAAGCCTAACTGCCAAAGCGCATTGGAATGGTCGGGTTGTGAGGACAGCACCTGATTGAGGAACTGCTTAGCCTCATCGTATCGGCCATCGCAGCGTGCCTCAAACCCTCGTTGGTAAAGCTCGTCGATGCTCATAGTGCTCGGCGGGCACTGGCCAGAACTGAGTGCTGGTCAGTGCCTTCAACCGTACTTTACCACGACTTACGCCGTGCCGGGTTCTAGTCTTCCCTGCGGCGGAGCAGAAACTGACTTTTCGGCGTTGTCGGTATCGACTGCTGGAGTTCCGCCGAACGGATCGTCTTCAACTTTCGGCTCATCTTCTTTGGCTTCCGATGGAAGTCCCATGATCGCCAAAAATTCTTCTCGATCGATGGTTTCGCGTTCCAAAAGGGCCTGAACGACGGCATCCAACTTCTCGCGATTTTCCTTGAGAACTTGGGTTGCGCGCTGGTGCTGAGTCTGGACGATTTGGTGCACTTCCTCATCGATCAGCCGTGCCACATCTTCGCTGTAGTCACGATCTTCCATGTAATCGCGACCCAGGAATGGGCTACGGGAAGATCGGCCCAAGGCCAACGTTCCGAGCTTTTCGCTCATTCCGTACCGGCAAACCATGCTCCTTGCGATTTGGGTGACGCGGCTCAAGTCACTGATGGCACCTGTCCACCGTTCGCCGTAGACGACTTCTTCTGCGACTAATCCGCCGAGCGTCATCGAAATATCATCGAGCAGCTGACTGCGGCTGATATGGCTACGATCTTCATCTGGGAGGGACCAAGTGATACCTAGCGCCATGCCGCGAGGAAGAATGGTGACCTTGTGAATTGGATCGCAATGCTCCATCAACTCGCCCACAATCGCGTGACCCGCTTCGTGGTAGGCCGTGATTTCGCGGTCCTTTGCCAGTTGAACTCGGCTGACGCGTGCTGGTCCAACCATGACGCGGTCCAGTGCCTCTTCTAACTCTTCCATACCGATCTTGCTCTTGTTCCGCCGAGCGGCAAGAAGCGCCGACTCGTTGAGTGTGTTCGCAAGGTCCGCGCCCGTAAAGCCAGGCGTGCGCTTGGCGATCTTGGACATCGTGACGTTAGATTCGAATGGCTTGCCCTTGGCGTGGATATTCAAGATCGCTTCGCGACCTTTTGCATCAGGTGAGTCCACCACGATTTGGCGATCGAATCGGCCCGGGCGAAGCAAGGCAGGATCCAAAACATCAGGTCGGTTGGTGGCTGCGATCATGATCACGCCCGAGTTCGGATCGAACCCGTCCATTTCGACCAAGAGTTGGTTCAGCGTCTGCTCGCGCTCATCGTGACCGCCGCCAAGGCCGGCGCCTCGTTGGCGTCCTACGGCGTCGATTTCGTCGACAAAAATGAGGCATGGGCGATGTGCCTTTGCGGTTTCGAAGAGGTCGCGAACGCGTGCCGCACCGACACCGACGAACATTTCGACGAAGTCTGATCCCGAGATGTGATAGAACGGGACTCCTGCTTCACCTGCGACGGCGCGTGCAAGGTGAGTCTTACCCACGCCTGGAGGCCCTGTCAGCAAAATGCCTTTAGGGATCTTCGCGCCGAGCGCAACATACTTCTTAGTGTTCTTCAAGAAGTCGACGATTTCCATCAGCTCTTGCTTGGCTTCTTCGATCCCAGCAACGTCTTCAAACGTGATCTTCGATCCACCCTCGCCCATCCTCTTCGCACGGCTCCGACCAAAGCTCATCGCTTGGTTGCCGTTTTGTTGGGCAGGACGCATAAAGAAGAAGTAAATGAAAACGAACGGCAGAATCCCGATCGCTAGCCAGACCAGCAACTGAAGAACTTGACCAGAAACGGGTGGCTCAGGAAATTTGACCTTAACGCCAGCTTGCTGCAGCTGCTCCTTGAGAGGTGCGGCAGGTGGTTCGTTAGGCGCGGACCCGACCAAGACTTCGTAGGTGGAGCCGCCCTTCAGCGAACCAGTGATTCGGTTCCCTTGCCAAACGCCATCAACCACGTTGCCTTTGTTCACTTCACCCACAAAGCTGGTGTAGTCGTAGGTCACTGGCTTTTTGGGTGGGGTCAGGCTCAGGCCACTTCCATTGCCAAAAAGATTCAGCAGAAAGAAGAGAGCGAGTGCTCCCACCAGTGAAATTACAATTGATCGTGCTGCTTTATTCAAACTTGCTCCAACTGAAACGCGCGGATTCCTTATTCTGTACGCTCAAAAACACGCCGCAGTTCACAATACATTATGCCGCTTTCAGTCCGATACCGGACCGAAGCTAAGCCAGAGTTTTGCAGAACTATGCGGTGTGACCTTGGTCCTATCGGCAACCGCAATCCCAGGAACCCAAATCGGCCCAACCATATCGCACACCACGGGCAGCTTTCGGCGGCAAAGCTGGCTCAGCTTGCGATCGGTGGCGATATCTCCAATCAGCTTTGTGCCATCGAAATTGATCGGCTGGATTTTCATTCCATCTTGAATCCCGACAAGATGTAGATCGCCCTTGATCGCACTTCGATCCAAAGTGACCTTGAGATGGTTGGAGTCTTGAACGAATGGCTCCTCCCCTTCGTGATCGGCGCAAATCATCCACCCAAACGAGTCGGCTAGAGTGTCGCCGGGAGTTTGCAAAATGCCCCGCTGTAGCACGACATTCGACTGCCGATAGATATGGACTTTGTCCGCCAAAATCTGCAGCGTGACTTCCCCACCTTCGGCGGTGAACGCTCCTAGATCAGCCTTTTGAATGGCATCCTTCACGGACTCGGTGATTTCTCGAGAAAGCTCTGCACCAAGCACGCGGCAAACCAAACGAATTGCGCGGTTCAACAGTACTTCAGGCAGGTGCGCGAGTCCTTGGCGATCCAAGCACACCTCTTCGTTTCTAGTCAGAAATTCGAGAGGGCCGTTCATGCTCACGACCAGCTTTTCAAGCGCGCCCGCGCCGGCAGAATCCAGATACTGATCTTCCTGCGAAATGATCTCCGTCATTCGGCAAACGGCCGCATCAAATCCCGGATGCAGTTCACGCATAACGGGCACTACCGATGCACGGATGCGCGACCGAGCATGGTGCAAGTCGTCGTTCGCCGGATCATCATGGAACCAAAGCCCTCTTTCGGCGCAAAACCCGCGAGTTTCTTCGCGAGTTACGCTCAAGATCGGGCGCACGATGTTATCTCGGCGTTCGGGAATTCCGGTGAGTCCGCGCATTCCCGCGCCTCGAGTTAGGTTGAGCAGGACGGTTTCGACGTGGTCATCCTGGGTATGACCAGTCAGGATCGCCGCGCATTGAAACTGCCACGCCGCCTTCTCGAAGAACTCATACCGGGCTCGGCGACCCGCTTCTTCGATGCTGAGCCCAAAGTCTTTGGCGATTTTCGGCACATCAGCCCGGCCCGAGATGAACGGAATGTTCAGCGACTCGCAATAGGCTGCGCACAACTCGAGTTCCTGATCGGCTTCTTTGCGCTGGCCATGGTGCAAATGAGCGGCCACAACGTCGAGTCCAGCCTCATCGCAGAGCGTCAACAAACAAGTTGAATCCGCCCCTCCGCTATAAGCGACCAGCAATTTTTCCGACAATAAAGATTGGCGGTTGAGGACCTGTAAGAATCGCTGGCTTAACACGAGCAAATAGTGTACCGATGACAAAAAATCGTTGCGCTCGGCTTAGGGGAGACGAGTAAAATATGTCGCAAATATTCAGTATGAGCCAATCTACTGTACAACTTCAGAACGAAAACTTATCCACCAATTCGGGTGGATACTCTGTCGTGCTCCACAACGACGACCACACGCCATACGCTCTGGTCGTGCAAACACTCATGGTTGCCACTGGATGCCCGAAGGATGAAGCAGAGATCGAAACTTGGGAAGCTCACCATTTCGGCAAATCGCAAGTCCATTTTTCCGGTCAATCCGAGTGTGAGGCCATTGCGTCGGTGATTGGTCGGGCGGGTATTGTAGCCACCGTAG
This genomic window contains:
- a CDS encoding PEP-CTERM sorting domain-containing protein — protein: MKNLKLSFAVIAAVSVTSAFATGDPNIKKFRTEGDAACFVDCRSEVFTAVGRIGDRAAQCNTPGSTWELGLGLHVGTPLVKRDYSWNKCAPSNFSVKYTASTKKVTFQVGGEVLNYTIQSDKKIDGLIIKGWAGNCASVKLDTLSLNNVNKAFTVQAANGGRDFLAIRGLDSSKNWEFAGKATICWSGNQTPDSTGFSVKGCEAVPEPTSMAALGLGVAGLIKRRRAAKKA
- the nadC gene encoding carboxylating nicotinate-nucleotide diphosphorylase yields the protein MNGWNGAPPGGWEETIALALSEDIGTGDLTAAIFDPEQTSKGYIEAQASGVICGVGIAESIFADYAGVSVKPLVEDGATVKAETKVLQLSGPTAALLTHERVALNFLMQLSGVATLTRRFVDEVAGTRARIVDTRKTTPGLRSLQKYAVRCGGGHNHRMGLYDAPMIKDNHIAAAGSIKDAVAKMRANMPHTAKIEVEVDSPDQVQEAVDSGAEIILLDNMPPAMMAAIVRQYEGLPVIFEASGGINLDTVRSVAESGVHVISVGALTHSAPSLSLHLELE
- the rmuC gene encoding DNA recombination protein RmuC: MDFMALSIGLLIGGVVAGLLVALFLGKRAAAVEAERSRIDGELRKLQVEHASLQSKADEISKIERSLMESEAQIKARDEELVNIRILHKEVQTKLEERERALEEQRVLLDEAKDSLKETFENLSTEALRKSNSMFLELAKEQFNAHAQEADSQLVARQKAISQLVEPLQDKLKEVNDVVREIENKREGAYAKLDQQVQSLTDSQMRLQGETKNLVQALRTPNQRGQWGEVQLRKVVEMAGMIDHCDFVEQASVNTEEGRLRPDLVIKLPNNKNIVVDSKVPLQAYMNAIELDDDDAKKKFLMEHARQTRKHVTQLTAKSYWQSFNPAPDFVVMFIPSEPIYGAALEHDPTLLEFGATNSVLIVTPTSLIGLLRTVAMGWRQENLAKDAQKIADVGEELYRRIQKLAEHFSKVGKHLDNAVESYNDMVGTMETRVLPSARDLKKLQSSNALVEIGERKEIERRTRSVRAPELLTLAIEEPTLALDAATDSAPNE
- a CDS encoding tetratricopeptide repeat protein, which codes for MSIDELYQRGFEARCDGRYDEAKQFLNQVLSSQPDHSNALWQLGLVLGFEGEFDDSLATLEKVVAANPSHVKARYDLAMTQMMLGMMDEACANFNEVLRLDPTHEDAMRQSVYCP
- the ftsH gene encoding ATP-dependent zinc metalloprotease FtsH — protein: MNKAARSIVISLVGALALFFLLNLFGNGSGLSLTPPKKPVTYDYTSFVGEVNKGNVVDGVWQGNRITGSLKGGSTYEVLVGSAPNEPPAAPLKEQLQQAGVKVKFPEPPVSGQVLQLLVWLAIGILPFVFIYFFFMRPAQQNGNQAMSFGRSRAKRMGEGGSKITFEDVAGIEEAKQELMEIVDFLKNTKKYVALGAKIPKGILLTGPPGVGKTHLARAVAGEAGVPFYHISGSDFVEMFVGVGAARVRDLFETAKAHRPCLIFVDEIDAVGRQRGAGLGGGHDEREQTLNQLLVEMDGFDPNSGVIMIAATNRPDVLDPALLRPGRFDRQIVVDSPDAKGREAILNIHAKGKPFESNVTMSKIAKRTPGFTGADLANTLNESALLAARRNKSKIGMEELEEALDRVMVGPARVSRVQLAKDREITAYHEAGHAIVGELMEHCDPIHKVTILPRGMALGITWSLPDEDRSHISRSQLLDDISMTLGGLVAEEVVYGERWTGAISDLSRVTQIARSMVCRYGMSEKLGTLALGRSSRSPFLGRDYMEDRDYSEDVARLIDEEVHQIVQTQHQRATQVLKENREKLDAVVQALLERETIDREEFLAIMGLPSEAKEDEPKVEDDPFGGTPAVDTDNAEKSVSAPPQGRLEPGTA
- the tilS gene encoding tRNA lysidine(34) synthetase TilS, producing the protein MSEKLLVAYSGGADSTCLLTLCDEAGLDVVAAHLHHGQRKEADQELELCAAYCESLNIPFISGRADVPKIAKDFGLSIEEAGRRARYEFFEKAAWQFQCAAILTGHTQDDHVETVLLNLTRGAGMRGLTGIPERRDNIVRPILSVTREETRGFCAERGLWFHDDPANDDLHHARSRIRASVVPVMRELHPGFDAAVCRMTEIISQEDQYLDSAGAGALEKLVVSMNGPLEFLTRNEEVCLDRQGLAHLPEVLLNRAIRLVCRVLGAELSREITESVKDAIQKADLGAFTAEGGEVTLQILADKVHIYRQSNVVLQRGILQTPGDTLADSFGWMICADHEGEEPFVQDSNHLKVTLDRSAIKGDLHLVGIQDGMKIQPINFDGTKLIGDIATDRKLSQLCRRKLPVVCDMVGPIWVPGIAVADRTKVTPHSSAKLWLSFGPVSD
- a CDS encoding ATP-dependent Clp protease adaptor ClpS codes for the protein MSQSTVQLQNENLSTNSGGYSVVLHNDDHTPYALVVQTLMVATGCPKDEAEIETWEAHHFGKSQVHFSGQSECEAIASVIGRAGIVATVEPEWND